A single window of Jaculus jaculus isolate mJacJac1 chromosome 22, mJacJac1.mat.Y.cur, whole genome shotgun sequence DNA harbors:
- the LOC101596154 gene encoding immunoglobulin-binding protein 1-like produces MAESEEELQAQRLPELFESSRELVEELERATLPSGSRLIQDMVKQGLKLLERAADMLSQLDMFGPNEDLEELASGELRYLLVPAFRGALTLRLANPSKRLEHLRQAREYFEQFLSRCHSYRVAECPPAPAAPAPAPAAPGEPPPSPARNGCEGTTSASGPGAPGLVAMAVRRQEKIQRCLVFGLGYPSLATMTVHEWSEQQRQKCAAAPAQEAPQGPETVEQGQASQPEKEQAREDADDEKILRRAQEWDDWKDTHPRGYGNRQNMG; encoded by the exons ATGGCCGAGTCGGAGGAAGAGCTTCAGGCCCAGCGGCTCCCGGAGCTGTTCGAAAGCAGCCGGGAACTCGTGGAGGAGCTGGAAAGGGCGACGTTGCCGTCGGGCTCTCGGCTGATCCAGGACATGGTGAAGCAAGGGCTGAAGCTGCTCGAGCGGGCGGCCGACATGCTGTCGCAGCTGGACATGTTCGGCCCGAACGAGGACCTGGAGGAACTGGCTTCCGGCGAGCTGCGCTACCTGCTGGTGCCCGCGTTCCGGGGCGCGCTCACGCTGCGCCTCGCGAACCCCAGCAAGCGCCTGGAGCACCTCAGGCAGGCGCGGGAGTACTTCGAGCAGTTCCTGAGCCGGTGCCACAGCTACCGCGTGGCCGAGTGTCCTCCCGCGCCTGCTGCGCCTGCGCCCGCGCCCGCTGCTCCTGGGGAGCCGCCGCCCTCGCCCGCCCGGAACGGATGCGAAGGGACCACTTCCGCTTCCGGCCCCGGCGCTCCGGGCCTCGTGGCCATGGCGGTGCGCAGGCAGGAGAAGATCCAGCGCTGCCT GGTCTTCGGCCTGGGGTACCCGAGTCTGGCCACCATGACGGTGCACGAGTGGTCCGAGCAGCAGCGGCAGAAGTGCGCCGCAGCGCCGGCTCAGGAGGCCCCGCAGGGCCCCGAGACGGTGGAGCAGGGCCAAGCGTCTCAGCCAGAGAAAGAGCAGGCCCGGGAAGACGCCGACGACGAGAAGATCCTCCGGAGAGCCCAGGAGTGGGATGACTGGAAGGACACCCATCCTCGGGGCTACGGTAACCGACAGAACATGGGCTAA